In one window of Escherichia coli DSM 30083 = JCM 1649 = ATCC 11775 DNA:
- the fliA gene encoding RNA polymerase sigma factor FliA: MNSLYTAEGVMDKHSLWQRYVPLVRHEALRLQVRLPASVELDDLLQAGGIGLLNAVERYDALQGTAFTTYAVQRIRGAMLDELRSRDWVPRSVRRNAREVAQAIGQLEQELGRNATETEVAERLGIDIADYRQMLLDTNNSQLFSYDEWREEHGDSIELVTDDHQRENPLQQLLDSNLRQRVMETIETLPEREKLVLTLYYQEELNLKEIGAVLEVGESRVSQLHSQAIKRLRTKLGKL, encoded by the coding sequence GTGAATTCACTCTATACCGCTGAAGGTGTAATGGATAAACACTCGCTGTGGCAGCGTTATGTCCCGCTGGTGCGTCACGAAGCATTGCGCCTGCAGGTTCGACTGCCCGCGAGCGTGGAACTTGACGATCTGCTACAGGCGGGCGGCATTGGGTTACTTAATGCCGTCGAACGCTATGACGCCCTACAAGGAACGGCATTTACAACTTACGCAGTGCAGCGTATACGTGGCGCTATGCTGGATGAACTTCGCAGCCGTGACTGGGTGCCGCGCAGCGTGCGACGCAACGCGCGTGAAGTGGCACAGGCAATAGGGCAACTGGAGCAGGAACTTGGCCGCAACGCCACGGAAACTGAGGTAGCGGAACGTTTAGGGATCGATATTGCCGATTATCGCCAAATGTTGCTCGACACCAATAACAGCCAGCTCTTCTCCTACGATGAGTGGCGCGAAGAGCACGGCGATAGCATCGAACTGGTTACTGATGATCATCAGCGAGAAAACCCGCTACAACAACTGCTGGACAGTAATCTGCGCCAGCGGGTGATGGAAACCATCGAAACGTTGCCGGAGCGCGAAAAACTGGTATTAACCCTCTATTATCAGGAAGAGCTGAATCTCAAAGAGATTGGCGCGGTGCTGGAGGTCGGGGAATCGCGGGTCAGTCAGTTACACAGCCAGGCTATTAAACGGTTACGCACTAAACTGGGTAAGTTATAA
- the tcyL gene encoding cystine ABC transporter permease — MQESIQLVIDSLPFLLKGAGYTLQLSIGGMFFGLLLGFILALMRLSPIWPVRWLARFYISIFRGTPLIAQLFMIYYGLPQFGIELDPIPSAMIGLSLNTAAYAAETLRAAISSIDKGQWEAAASIGMTPWQTMRRAILPQAARVALPPLSNSFISLVKDTSLAATIQVPELFRQAQLITARTLEVFTMYLAASLIYWIMATVLSTLQNHFENQLNRQEREPK; from the coding sequence ATGCAAGAAAGTATACAACTGGTTATTGATTCCTTGCCGTTCCTGCTGAAAGGGGCTGGGTATACGCTGCAACTCAGTATCGGCGGCATGTTTTTTGGCTTACTGCTAGGGTTTATTCTCGCGCTGATGCGCCTTTCGCCAATCTGGCCCGTGCGCTGGCTGGCGCGTTTTTATATCTCTATTTTTCGTGGTACGCCGCTCATCGCCCAACTGTTTATGATCTATTACGGCTTGCCGCAGTTTGGCATCGAACTAGATCCCATTCCGTCAGCAATGATTGGTCTGTCGCTGAACACTGCCGCCTATGCTGCCGAAACGCTGCGCGCCGCCATTTCTTCTATTGATAAAGGTCAGTGGGAAGCTGCAGCCAGTATTGGTATGACGCCATGGCAGACCATGCGTCGCGCGATTTTGCCACAGGCGGCGCGGGTGGCGTTGCCGCCGCTGTCGAACAGCTTTATCAGCCTGGTAAAAGATACGTCGCTGGCCGCGACAATCCAGGTGCCGGAGCTGTTCCGTCAGGCGCAGTTGATTACCGCGCGCACGCTGGAGGTGTTCACCATGTACCTGGCGGCTTCGCTCATCTACTGGATTATGGCGACTGTGTTATCGACGTTGCAGAACCATTTTGAGAATCAACTTAATCGCCAGGAGAGGGAACCCAAATGA
- the fliD gene encoding flagellar filament capping protein FliD: MASISSLGVGSGLDLSSILDSLTAAQKATLTPISNQQSSFTAKLSAYGTLKSALTTFQTANTALSKADLFSATSTTSSTTAFSATTAGNAIAGKYTISVTHLAQAQTLTTRTTRDDTKTAIATSDSKLTIQQGGDKDPITIDISAANSSLSGIRDAINNAKAGVSASIINVGNGEYRLSVTSNDTGLDNAMTLSVSGDDALQSFMGYDASASSNGMEVSVAAQNAQLTVNNVAIENSSNTISNALENITLNLNDVTTGNQTLTITQDTSKAQTAIKDWVNAYNSLIDTFSSLTKYTAVDAGADSQNSSNGALLGDSTLRTIQTQLKSMLSNTVSSSNYKTLAQIGITTDPSDGKLELDADKLTAALKKDASGVGALIVGDGKKTGITTTIGSNLTSWLSTTGIIKAATDGVSKTLNKLTKDYNAASDRIDAQVARYKEQFTQLDVLMTSLNSTSSYLTQQFENNSNSK, encoded by the coding sequence ATGGCAAGTATTTCATCGCTGGGAGTCGGGTCAGGTCTGGATTTAAGTTCAATCCTTGATAGCCTCACCGCCGCGCAAAAAGCGACGCTAACCCCTATTTCAAATCAGCAATCGTCGTTTACCGCTAAACTTAGCGCCTACGGTACGCTGAAAAGCGCGCTGACAACTTTCCAGACCGCCAATACTGCATTGTCTAAAGCCGATCTTTTTTCCGCTACCAGCACCACCAGCAGCACCACCGCGTTCAGTGCCACCACCGCGGGTAACGCCATCGCCGGGAAATACACCATCAGCGTCACCCATCTGGCGCAGGCGCAAACCCTGACAACGCGCACCACCAGAGACGATACGAAAACGGCGATCGCCACCAGCGACAGTAAACTCACCATTCAACAAGGCGGCGACAAAGATCCGATTACCATTGATATCAGCGCGGCTAACTCGTCGTTAAGCGGGATCCGTGATGCCATCAACAACGCAAAAGCGGGCGTAAGCGCAAGCATCATTAACGTGGGTAACGGTGAATATCGTCTGTCAGTCACATCAAATGACACCGGCCTTGACAATGCGATGACGCTCTCGGTTAGCGGTGATGATGCGCTACAAAGTTTTATGGGCTATGACGCCAGTGCCAGCAGCAACGGCATGGAGGTCTCGGTCGCCGCCCAGAATGCACAGCTGACGGTCAATAACGTCGCCATTGAGAACAGCAGCAACACCATCAGCAACGCGCTGGAAAACATCACCCTGAACCTGAACGATGTCACCACAGGCAACCAGACGCTGACCATCACTCAGGACACCTCCAAAGCGCAAACGGCGATTAAAGACTGGGTGAATGCCTATAACTCGCTAATAGATACCTTTAGCAGCCTGACCAAATACACCGCCGTAGATGCGGGAGCTGATAGCCAGAATTCTAGCAATGGCGCACTACTCGGCGACTCCACGCTGCGAACGATTCAGACGCAGTTGAAATCGATGCTGAGTAATACCGTCAGTTCTTCCAATTATAAAACGCTGGCGCAGATTGGTATCACGACCGATCCCAGCGATGGCAAACTGGAACTGGATGCCGACAAACTCACCGCTGCATTGAAAAAAGATGCCAGCGGCGTAGGTGCATTGATTGTTGGCGATGGTAAAAAAACCGGCATCACGACCACCATCGGCAGCAACCTGACCAGTTGGCTTTCGACAACGGGCATTATTAAAGCCGCTACCGATGGCGTTAGTAAGACCCTGAATAAGTTAACTAAAGACTACAACGCCGCCAGCGATCGCATTGATGCGCAGGTCGCGCGCTATAAAGAACAATTTACCCAACTGGACGTTTTAATGACCTCGTTAAACAGCACCAGCAGCTACTTAACACAGCAGTTCGAAAACAACAGTAATTCCAAGTAA
- the tcyJ gene encoding cystine ABC transporter substrate-binding protein, with protein sequence MKLAHLGRQALMGVMAVALVAGMSVKSFADEGLLNKVKERGTLLVGLEGTYPPFSFQGDDGKLTGFEVEFAQQLAKHLGVEASLKPTKWDGMLASLDSKRIDVVINQVTISDERKKKYDFSTPYTISGIQALVKKGNEGTIKTADDLKGKKVGVGLGTNYEEWLRQNVQGVDVRTYDDDPTKYQDLRVGRIDAILVDRLAALDLVKKTNDTLAVTGEAFSRQESGVALRKGNEDLLKAVNDAIAEMQKDGTLQALSEKWFGADVTK encoded by the coding sequence ATGAAATTAGCACATCTGGGACGTCAGGCATTGATGGGTGTGATGGCCGTGGCGCTGGTTGCGGGTATGAGCGTTAAAAGTTTTGCAGATGAAGGTCTGCTTAATAAAGTCAAAGAGCGCGGCACGCTGCTGGTAGGGCTGGAAGGAACTTATCCGCCGTTCAGTTTTCAGGGGGATGACGGCAAATTAACCGGTTTTGAAGTGGAATTTGCCCAACAGCTGGCAAAACATCTTGGCGTTGAGGCGTCACTAAAACCGACTAAATGGGACGGTATGCTGGCGTCGCTGGACTCTAAACGCATTGATGTGGTGATTAACCAGGTCACCATTTCTGACGAGCGCAAGAAAAAATACGATTTCTCTACCCCGTACACCATTTCCGGTATTCAGGCGCTGGTGAAAAAAGGTAACGAAGGCACCATTAAAACGGCTGATGATCTGAAAGGCAAAAAAGTGGGTGTCGGTCTGGGCACCAACTATGAAGAGTGGCTGCGTCAGAATGTTCAGGGCGTGGATGTGCGTACCTATGATGATGACCCGACCAAATATCAGGATCTGCGCGTAGGCCGTATCGATGCGATCCTCGTTGATCGTCTGGCGGCGCTGGATCTGGTGAAGAAAACCAACGATACGCTGGCAGTAACCGGTGAAGCATTCTCCCGTCAGGAGTCTGGCGTGGCGCTGCGTAAAGGAAATGAAGACCTGCTGAAAGCGGTGAATGATGCAATTGCGGAAATGCAAAAAGATGGCACTTTGCAAGCCCTTTCCGAAAAATGGTTTGGTGCTGATGTGACCAAATAA
- the fliZ gene encoding flagella biosynthesis regulatory protein FliZ, with the protein MMVQHLKRRPLSRYLKDFKHSQTHCAHCRKLLDRITLVRDGKIVNKIEISRLDTLLDENGWQVEQQSWAALCRFCGDLHCKTQSDFFDIIGFKKFLFEQTEMSPGTVREYVVRLRRLGNHLHEQNISLDQLQDGFLDEILAPWLPSTSTNNYRIALRKYQHYQRQTCTGLVQKSSSQPASDIY; encoded by the coding sequence ATGATGGTGCAGCACCTGAAAAGACGGCCATTAAGCCGCTATCTTAAAGACTTTAAACACAGCCAGACCCATTGCGCGCATTGCCGTAAATTACTCGATCGCATTACCTTAGTTCGCGACGGCAAAATAGTGAATAAAATCGAGATTTCCCGCCTGGACACGCTGCTTGATGAAAATGGCTGGCAAGTGGAACAACAATCATGGGCGGCATTGTGCCGATTTTGCGGTGATTTACATTGCAAAACGCAGAGTGATTTTTTCGATATTATCGGCTTTAAGAAATTTCTTTTTGAGCAAACTGAAATGAGCCCTGGTACGGTGCGTGAATATGTCGTTCGTCTGCGCCGTTTGGGGAATCATCTACACGAGCAAAATATTTCCCTCGACCAGCTGCAGGACGGTTTCCTTGATGAAATCCTCGCCCCGTGGCTGCCCTCCACCAGCACCAACAATTACCGCATCGCGTTACGGAAGTATCAACACTATCAGCGTCAAACGTGTACCGGACTTGTGCAGAAATCCTCCAGCCAACCTGCTTCTGATATATATTAA
- the dcyD gene encoding D-cysteine desulfhydrase, with product MPLHNLTRFPRLEFIGAPTPLEYLPRFSDYLGREIFIKRDDVTPMAMGGNKLRKLEFLAADALREGADTLITAGAIQSNHVRQTAAVAAKLGLHCVALLENPIGTTAENYLTNGNRLLLDLFNTQIEMCDALTDPNTQLEELATRVEAQGFRPYVIPVGGSNALGALGYVESALEIAQQCEGAVNISSVVVASGSAGTHAGLAVGLEHLMPESELIGVTVSRSVADQLPKVVNLQQAIAKELELTASAEILLWDDYFAPGYGVPNDEGMEAVKLLARLEGILLDPVYTGKAMAGLIDGISQKRFKDEGPILFIHTGGAPALFAYHPHV from the coding sequence ATGCCACTGCATAATTTAACCCGTTTTCCACGGCTGGAGTTTATCGGCGCGCCAACGCCGCTCGAATATCTGCCGCGCTTTTCTGATTATCTTGGACGGGAAATTTTCATCAAACGGGATGACGTCACTCCCATGGCAATGGGCGGCAATAAATTACGTAAGCTGGAATTTCTCGCGGCAGATGCTCTGCGTGAAGGTGCCGATACGCTGATTACTGCCGGGGCGATCCAGTCTAACCATGTGCGCCAGACTGCCGCAGTCGCTGCGAAACTCGGTCTGCATTGCGTGGCGCTGCTGGAAAATCCTATTGGTACAACCGCGGAAAACTATTTAACCAACGGCAATCGTTTGTTGCTGGATCTGTTCAATACCCAGATTGAAATGTGCGACGCACTGACCGATCCCAATACCCAACTGGAAGAGCTGGCGACGCGAGTCGAAGCACAAGGCTTTCGCCCGTATGTCATTCCGGTTGGCGGTTCTAATGCTTTGGGCGCGCTGGGTTATGTGGAGAGTGCGCTGGAAATCGCGCAACAGTGTGAAGGGGCAGTTAATATTTCGTCGGTGGTGGTCGCATCGGGCAGTGCCGGAACTCACGCCGGACTGGCTGTTGGGCTGGAACACCTGATGCCTGAAAGCGAACTGATTGGCGTGACTGTGTCGCGTTCTGTTGCCGATCAATTGCCGAAAGTGGTTAACCTCCAACAGGCGATTGCGAAAGAACTGGAGCTGACCGCATCAGCGGAAATTTTACTCTGGGATGACTATTTTGCACCTGGCTACGGCGTGCCGAACGACGAAGGCATGGAAGCAGTGAAATTGCTGGCGCGGCTGGAAGGCATTCTGCTTGATCCTGTGTATACCGGAAAAGCGATGGCGGGGCTGATTGACGGTATCAGTCAGAAACGCTTCAAAGATGAAGGGCCGATTCTGTTTATTCATACCGGCGGTGCGCCTGCGCTGTTCGCCTATCATCCCCACGTTTAG
- the fliT gene encoding flagella biosynthesis regulatory protein FliT: MNNAPHLYFAWQQLVEKSQLMLRLATEEQWDELIASEMAYVNAVQEIAHLTEEVAPSTTMQEQLRPMLHLILDNESKVKQLLQIRMDELAKLVGQSSVQKSVLSAYGDQGGFVLAPQDNLF; this comes from the coding sequence ATGAACAATGCACCGCATTTGTATTTCGCCTGGCAACAACTCGTCGAAAAAAGCCAGCTCATGTTACGCCTGGCAACGGAAGAACAATGGGACGAACTCATCGCCAGCGAAATGGCGTATGTGAATGCGGTGCAGGAGATCGCACACCTGACTGAAGAGGTTGCCCCGTCCACTACGATGCAGGAGCAGCTCCGCCCGATGCTGCACCTGATTCTCGACAACGAAAGCAAGGTAAAGCAGTTATTACAGATTCGGATGGATGAACTGGCGAAACTGGTCGGTCAGTCATCGGTGCAAAAATCGGTGTTAAGTGCCTATGGCGATCAGGGCGGCTTTGTGCTGGCTCCGCAGGATAACCTCTTTTGA
- the fliS gene encoding flagellar export chaperone FliS, producing MYAAKGTQAYAQIGVESAVMSASQQQLVTMLFDGVLSALVRARLFMQDNNQQGKGVSLSKAINIIENGLRVSLDEESKDELTQNLIALYSYMVRRLLQANLRNDVSAVEEVEALMRNIADAWKESLLSPSLIQDPV from the coding sequence ATGTACGCGGCAAAAGGCACCCAGGCCTATGCACAAATTGGCGTCGAAAGCGCCGTAATGAGCGCCAGCCAACAGCAGTTGGTCACCATGCTATTTGATGGAGTGCTGAGCGCACTGGTTAGAGCGCGACTGTTTATGCAGGACAACAATCAGCAAGGCAAAGGTGTCTCTTTGTCAAAAGCGATCAACATCATTGAGAACGGACTGCGGGTGAGTCTTGATGAAGAGAGCAAAGACGAATTAACCCAAAACTTAATTGCTCTTTATAGCTATATGGTCAGGCGTTTGCTGCAAGCCAATTTACGCAACGATGTCTCCGCAGTCGAAGAGGTGGAAGCATTAATGCGTAATATTGCCGATGCCTGGAAAGAGTCTTTACTCTCCCCTTCTTTGATTCAGGACCCAGTCTGA
- the amyA gene encoding alpha-amylase, translating into MRNPTLLQCFHWYYPEGGKLWPELAERADGFNDIGINMVWLPPAYKGASGGYSVGYDSYDLFDLGEFDQKGCIPTKYGDKAQLLAAIDALKRNDIAVLLDVVVNHKMGADEKEAIRVQRVNADDRTQIDEEIIECEGWTRYTFPARAGQYSQFIWDFKCFSGIDHIEHPDEDGIFKIVNDYTGEGWNDQVDDELGNFDYLMGENIDFRNHAVTEEIKYWARWVMEQTQCDGFRLDAVKHIPAWFYKEWIEHVQEVAPKPLFIVAEYWSHEVDKLQTYIDQVEGKTMLFDAPLQMKFHEASRMGRDYDMTQIFTGTLVEADPFHAVTLVANHDTQPLQALEAPVEPWFKPLAYALILLRENGVPSVFYPDLYGAHYEDVGGDGQTYPIDMPIIEQLDELILARQRFAHGVQTLFFDHPNCIAFSRSGTDEYPGCVVVMSNGDDGEKTIHLGENYGNKTWRDFLGNRQESVVTDENGEATFFCNGGSVSVWVIEEVI; encoded by the coding sequence ATGCGTAATCCCACGCTGTTACAATGTTTTCACTGGTATTACCCGGAAGGCGGTAAGCTCTGGCCTGAACTGGCCGAGCGCGCAGACGGTTTTAATGATATTGGTATCAATATGGTCTGGTTGCCGCCCGCCTATAAAGGCGCATCGGGCGGGTATTCGGTCGGCTACGACTCCTATGATTTATTTGATTTAGGTGAGTTTGATCAGAAAGGCTGCATCCCTACTAAATATGGTGATAAAGCACAACTGCTGGCCGCCATTGACGCCCTGAAACGTAATGACATTGCGGTGCTGCTGGACGTGGTAGTCAACCACAAAATGGGCGCAGATGAAAAAGAAGCTATTCGCGTGCAGCGTGTAAATGCTGATGACCGTACGCAAATTGACGAAGAAATCATTGAGTGTGAAGGCTGGACGCGTTACACCTTCCCCGCTCGTGCCGGGCAATACTCGCAGTTTATCTGGGATTTCAAATGTTTTAGCGGTATCGACCATATCGAACACCCTGATGAAGATGGCATTTTTAAAATTGTTAACGACTATACCGGAGAAGGCTGGAACGATCAGGTTGATGATGAACTCGGTAATTTCGATTATCTGATGGGTGAGAATATCGATTTTCGCAATCATGCCGTGACGGAAGAGATTAAATACTGGGCGCGCTGGGTGATGGAACAAACGCAATGCGACGGCTTTCGTCTTGATGCGGTCAAACATATTCCGGCATGGTTTTATAAAGAGTGGATCGAACACGTACAGGAAGTTGCGCCAAAGCCGCTGTTTATTGTGGCTGAATACTGGTCGCATGAAGTCGATAAACTGCAAACGTATATTGATCAGGTGGAAGGCAAAACCATGCTGTTTGATGCGCCGCTGCAGATGAAATTCCATGAAGCATCGCGCATGGGTCGCGACTACGACATGACGCAGATCTTCACTGGGACGCTGGTGGAAGCCGATCCTTTTCACGCCGTAACCCTCGTTGCCAACCACGACACCCAACCGTTGCAAGCCCTCGAAGCACCGGTCGAACCGTGGTTTAAACCGCTGGCGTATGCCTTAATTTTGTTGCGGGAAAATGGCGTTCCTTCGGTGTTCTATCCGGACCTCTACGGTGCACATTACGAAGATGTCGGTGGTGACGGGCAAACCTATCCGATAGATATGCCAATAATCGAACAGCTTGATGAGTTAATTCTCGCCCGTCAGCGTTTCGCCCACGGTGTACAGACGTTATTTTTCGACCATCCGAACTGCATTGCCTTTAGCCGCAGTGGCACCGACGAATATCCCGGCTGCGTGGTGGTCATGTCGAACGGAGATGATGGCGAAAAAACCATTCATCTGGGAGAGAATTACGGCAATAAAACCTGGCGTGATTTTCTGGGGAACCGGCAAGAGAGCGTAGTGACAGACGAAAACGGCGAAGCGACCTTCTTTTGCAACGGCGGCAGCGTTAGCGTGTGGGTTATCGAAGAGGTGATTTAA
- the tcyN gene encoding L-cystine ABC transporter ATP-binding protein TcyN yields MSAIEVKNLVKKFHGQTVLHGIDLEVKPGEVVAIIGPSGSGKTTLLRSINLLEQPEAGTITVGDITIDTARSLSQQKSLIRQLRQHVGFVFQNFNLFPHRTVLENIIEGPVIVKGEPKEEATARARELLAKVGLAGKETSYPRRLSGGQQQRVAIARALAMRPEVILFDEPTSALDPELVGEVLNTIRQLAQEKRTMVIVTHEMSFARDVADRAIFMDQGRIVEQGVAKALFADPQQPRTRQFMEKFLLQ; encoded by the coding sequence ATGAGTGCCATTGAAGTTAAGAACCTGGTGAAAAAATTCCACGGTCAGACGGTGCTGCATGGTATCGACCTTGAGGTGAAGCCTGGCGAAGTAGTGGCTATTATCGGTCCGAGTGGTTCCGGCAAAACCACGTTGCTACGCAGCATAAATCTGCTGGAACAACCGGAAGCGGGAACCATCACCGTTGGCGATATCACTATTGATACTGCACGTTCATTAAGTCAGCAAAAATCGCTGATTCGCCAGTTGCGTCAGCACGTCGGGTTTGTCTTCCAGAACTTTAATCTGTTTCCGCATCGTACGGTGCTGGAAAACATTATTGAAGGGCCGGTGATCGTCAAAGGCGAACCGAAAGAAGAGGCCACGGCGCGCGCTCGCGAGCTGCTGGCGAAAGTTGGGCTGGCCGGTAAAGAAACCAGTTATCCACGTCGTTTGTCTGGCGGTCAACAGCAGCGCGTTGCGATTGCGCGTGCTCTGGCAATGCGTCCTGAAGTGATTTTGTTTGATGAGCCAACGTCGGCGCTGGATCCAGAGCTGGTGGGCGAAGTCCTGAACACCATTCGTCAGCTGGCGCAGGAAAAGCGCACGATGGTGATTGTGACGCACGAAATGAGCTTTGCCCGGGATGTTGCGGACCGGGCGATTTTTATGGACCAGGGGCGGATAGTCGAGCAGGGGGTAGCAAAAGCGTTATTTGCTGATCCTCAGCAGCCTCGCACCCGCCAGTTCATGGAGAAGTTTCTGCTGCAATAA
- a CDS encoding FliC/FljB family flagellin: MAQVINTNSLSLITQNNINKNQSALSSSIERLSSGLRINSAKDDAAGQAIANRFTSNIKGLTQAARNANDGISVAQTTEGALSEINNNLQRIRELTVQASTGTNSDSDLDSIQDEIKSRLDEIDRVSGQTQFNGVNVLAKDGSMKIQVGANDGETITIDLKKIDSDTLGLNGFNVNGKGTITNKAATVSDLTSAGAKLNTTTGLYDLKTENTLLTTDAAFDKLGNGDKVTVGGVDYTYNAKSGDFTTTKSTAGTGVDAAAQATDSAKKRDALAATLHADVGKSVNGSYTTKDGTVSFETDSAGNITIGGSQAYVDDAGNLTTNNAGSAAKADMKALLKAASEGSDGASLTFNGTEYTIAKATPATTSPVAPLIPGGITYQATVSKDVVLSETKAAAATSSITFNSGVLSKTIGFTAGESSDAAKSYVDDKGGITNVADYTVSYSVNKDNGSVTVAGYASATDTNKDYAPAIGTAVNVNSAGKITTETTSAGSATTNPLAALDDAISSIDKFRSSLGAIQNRLDSAVTNLNNTTTNLSEAQSRIQDADYATEVSNMSKAQIIQQAGNSVLAKANQVPQQVLSLLQG; this comes from the coding sequence ATGGCACAAGTCATTAATACCAACAGCCTCTCGCTGATCACTCAAAATAATATCAACAAGAACCAGTCTGCGCTGTCGAGTTCTATCGAGCGTCTGTCTTCTGGCTTGCGTATTAACAGCGCGAAGGATGACGCCGCGGGTCAGGCGATTGCTAACCGTTTTACTTCTAACATTAAAGGCCTGACTCAGGCTGCACGTAACGCCAACGACGGTATTTCTGTTGCACAGACCACCGAAGGCGCGCTGTCTGAAATCAACAACAACTTACAGCGTATCCGTGAGCTGACGGTTCAGGCTTCTACCGGAACTAACTCTGATTCGGATCTGGACTCCATTCAGGACGAAATCAAATCCCGTCTTGATGAAATTGACCGCGTATCCGGCCAGACCCAGTTCAACGGCGTGAACGTACTGGCAAAAGACGGTTCGATGAAAATTCAGGTTGGTGCGAATGACGGTGAAACTATCACTATCGACCTGAAGAAAATCGATTCTGATACTCTGGGTCTGAATGGTTTTAACGTAAATGGTAAAGGTACTATTACCAACAAAGCTGCAACGGTAAGTGATTTAACTTCTGCTGGCGCGAAGTTAAACACCACGACAGGTCTTTATGATCTGAAAACCGAAAATACCTTGTTAACTACCGATGCTGCATTCGATAAATTAGGGAATGGCGATAAAGTCACCGTTGGCGGCGTAGATTATACTTACAACGCTAAATCTGGTGATTTTACTACCACCAAATCTACTGCTGGTACGGGTGTAGACGCCGCGGCGCAGGCTACTGATTCAGCTAAAAAACGTGATGCGTTAGCTGCCACCCTTCATGCTGATGTGGGTAAATCTGTTAATGGTTCTTACACCACAAAAGATGGTACTGTTTCTTTCGAAACGGATTCAGCAGGTAATATCACCATCGGTGGAAGCCAGGCATACGTAGACGATGCAGGCAACTTGACGACTAACAACGCTGGTAGCGCAGCTAAAGCTGATATGAAAGCGCTGCTTAAAGCCGCGAGCGAAGGTAGTGACGGTGCTTCTCTGACATTCAATGGCACTGAATATACTATCGCAAAAGCAACTCCTGCGACAACCTCTCCAGTAGCTCCGTTAATCCCTGGTGGGATTACTTATCAGGCTACAGTGAGTAAAGATGTAGTATTGAGCGAAACCAAAGCGGCTGCCGCGACATCTTCAATTACCTTTAATTCCGGTGTACTGAGCAAAACTATTGGGTTTACCGCGGGTGAATCCAGTGATGCTGCGAAGTCTTATGTGGATGATAAAGGTGGTATTACTAACGTTGCCGACTATACAGTCTCTTACAGCGTTAACAAGGATAACGGCTCTGTGACTGTTGCCGGGTATGCTTCAGCGACTGATACCAATAAAGATTATGCTCCAGCAATTGGTACTGCTGTAAATGTGAACTCCGCGGGTAAAATCACTACTGAGACTACCAGTGCTGGTTCTGCAACGACCAACCCGCTTGCTGCCCTGGACGACGCTATCAGCTCCATCGACAAATTCCGTTCTTCCCTGGGTGCTATCCAGAACCGTCTGGATTCCGCAGTCACCAACCTGAACAACACCACTACCAACCTGTCTGAAGCGCAGTCCCGTATTCAGGACGCCGACTATGCGACCGAAGTGTCCAACATGTCGAAAGCGCAGATTATCCAGCAGGCCGGTAACTCCGTGCTGGCAAAAGCCAACCAGGTACCGCAGCAGGTTCTGTCTCTGCTGCAGGGTTAA